In one window of Paraflavitalea soli DNA:
- a CDS encoding efflux RND transporter permease subunit, with translation MSLDDAIQEAGETRFVPIILTTLTAIGGLMPLVIENNPLYTPLALVIIGGLISSTLLTRVVTPVLYKLLAPKIQVEAEPAIGDRES, from the coding sequence ATGAGCCTGGATGATGCCATACAGGAAGCCGGGGAAACGAGGTTTGTGCCCATCATTCTTACTACGCTTACAGCAATAGGCGGGTTGATGCCGCTGGTCATCGAGAACAATCCTTTGTATACGCCGCTGGCATTGGTGATCATCGGTGGGTTGATCAGTTCAACGCTGCTCACCCGGGTGGTAACGCCGGTGCTGTATAAGTTGCTGGCGCCGAAAATACAGGTGGAAGCTGAGCCGGCAATCGGCGATCGTGAATCGTGA
- a CDS encoding S9 family peptidase: MKKHLFLIAVTGSLAACNNEQAKEKEPEARQVAQYSIEQFYKSTNVGGGAFSSDDKKLLISSNESGIYNAYEIDIASGQKKALTASTKESVFGNDYVPGTTHFIYSSDKGGNENDHLFLDKGDSSVKDLTPGAKEKAGFYGWSRDNRSLYYNSNKRDPRYFDLYKMDTAGWKSNMIYKNDNGFDVGALSDNERYLALVQTLTTSSNNIFLVDQQTKQTKQLNTDSVPSNNTPLQFSLDNNSLYYSTDDGSEYQYVVKYDIPTGKKEKLYSTNWDVMYMYLSYNEKYRVIGVNEDGKNKIYIFDHKTGQAIDFPKIDDGDIQGVSISRSENKMRLSVGSSKSPNNIYVYDFGTKELKKLTNTLNPEIKEDELVSAEIIRYKSFDGLEIPAIYYKPHQASAANKVPALVWVHGGPGGQSRAGYFSLIQYLVNHGYAILAVNNRGSSGYGKSFYKMDNRNHGEKDLQDCVWGKKHLASLPYIDSTRIGIIGGSYGGYMTLAALSFQPDEFKTGVDLFGVANWLRTLKEVPPYWESFKKALYEEIGDPNTADTVRLKQFSPLLHAGNIKKPLMVLQGANDPRVLKIESDEVVAAVKKNGVPVEYVVFPDEGHGFQKKENEIKGYGQILQFLDKHLKGDTTQHKLN, encoded by the coding sequence ATGAAAAAACACCTTTTCCTGATTGCGGTTACAGGCTCCCTGGCGGCTTGTAACAATGAACAAGCCAAAGAAAAAGAACCCGAAGCCCGGCAAGTGGCCCAATACTCCATCGAACAGTTTTACAAAAGCACCAATGTAGGCGGTGGCGCCTTTTCATCGGACGATAAGAAGCTGCTCATCAGCAGCAATGAAAGCGGTATCTACAATGCCTATGAGATCGATATCGCCAGTGGCCAGAAAAAAGCCCTGACGGCCTCTACCAAAGAATCTGTTTTTGGCAATGATTATGTACCCGGTACCACGCATTTTATCTATAGCTCCGATAAAGGCGGCAATGAAAATGATCACCTGTTCCTGGATAAGGGCGACAGCAGCGTGAAAGACCTCACCCCTGGCGCCAAAGAAAAAGCCGGCTTCTATGGCTGGAGCCGCGACAACAGATCACTCTATTACAACAGCAACAAACGCGATCCCCGCTATTTCGACCTGTATAAGATGGATACCGCCGGTTGGAAATCCAATATGATCTATAAGAATGACAATGGTTTTGATGTAGGCGCGCTATCCGACAATGAACGTTACCTGGCATTGGTACAAACGCTTACCACCTCTTCCAACAATATCTTCCTGGTGGACCAGCAAACCAAACAAACGAAACAGCTGAATACAGACAGTGTGCCCAGCAACAATACACCCCTGCAATTTTCGCTGGACAACAATAGCCTGTATTATTCTACTGATGATGGCAGCGAATACCAGTATGTAGTGAAATATGATATCCCTACGGGCAAGAAAGAAAAGCTGTACAGCACCAATTGGGATGTGATGTACATGTACCTTTCTTATAATGAGAAATACCGGGTAATTGGGGTGAATGAAGATGGCAAGAACAAGATCTACATCTTCGACCACAAGACCGGCCAGGCTATCGACTTCCCTAAAATTGATGATGGCGATATCCAGGGGGTAAGCATCTCACGAAGTGAAAACAAAATGCGCCTCTCCGTAGGCAGCTCCAAATCACCCAATAATATCTATGTATATGACTTTGGCACGAAAGAACTAAAGAAGCTGACCAATACGCTCAATCCGGAGATCAAGGAGGATGAATTGGTATCCGCTGAAATAATACGCTACAAATCATTTGACGGCCTGGAGATACCAGCCATTTATTACAAACCCCATCAAGCCAGCGCTGCCAATAAAGTACCTGCCCTGGTATGGGTGCATGGTGGACCAGGCGGACAATCGAGGGCCGGTTATTTCTCCCTGATCCAATACCTGGTGAACCATGGCTATGCAATCCTTGCGGTGAACAACCGGGGCAGCAGTGGTTATGGTAAGTCTTTCTATAAAATGGATAACCGCAACCATGGTGAAAAGGACCTGCAGGATTGTGTATGGGGCAAAAAGCACCTTGCTTCCCTGCCTTATATCGATTCCACCAGGATCGGCATCATTGGCGGTTCCTATGGAGGTTATATGACACTAGCCGCGCTGAGTTTCCAACCCGATGAATTCAAGACCGGGGTAGACCTCTTTGGCGTGGCCAACTGGCTGCGTACCCTGAAAGAAGTGCCTCCTTACTGGGAATCTTTCAAAAAGGCTTTGTATGAAGAGATCGGAGATCCCAATACAGCCGACACAGTTCGTTTAAAACAATTCTCTCCCCTATTACATGCAGGCAATATCAAAAAGCCCTTAATGGTATTACAGGGCGCCAACGATCCGCGGGTATTGAAAATTGAAAGTGATGAAGTAGTGGCAGCCGTTAAGAAAAATGGGGTGCCGGTAGAATATGTAGTTTTCCCCGATGAAGGCCATGGCTTCCAGAAGAAAGAAAATGAGATCAAAGGCTATGGACAGATATTACAGTTCTTAGATAAACACCTGAAAGGAGATACCACGCAGCACAAGCTGAATTAA
- a CDS encoding VIT domain-containing protein: MTIGTRFGVALLLCMACHLLAQAQLPQLKINDKEDPQVYLSHLCVDVKIAGNIAITTMEMTFRNKHNRILEGELIFPMPEGISVSRYALDINGQMREAVPVEKEKATQVFEEIEHQRVDPGLLERVEGNNFRTRIYPLPPNGARTIIIAFEEELKFTGKQALRYHLPLDHKKPIDHFKMELSVLQSALQPQLEEEPDGDLQFKEWNHNYTASLNKENFTPEHSLTITIPKSPDNTEAMMQESGGNYYFLVNCFPQKNSRPKARVNETTILWDASLSGLNRNTKKELELLGAYIAHNDNLVVHLAVLNNTFRKAGTFTIRQGNWSELRKAIEQLNYDGGTNYSRIDLPASDEYLFFTDGLSSLSDQEMKLPARPVYTVTSAPRSDFANLQYIAQKTGGVFVNLEALKPAEAEKLLTQQSLQFLGIKNNRQVSETYPSLPQPVLNNFSVAGIVTEPKATITLQFGYGNTVTTEKTVSLDYSKQQAGKVNLARVWAQKKLGELDVQYEQNKEMITFLGKRFSIVTRNTSLIVLETVNDYVRYEIEPPAELRPQYDRLIKQQLAQRQSREQVTLANALAQLNTLVTWWNRNFMAQAKPRPEKKNKPANADTSVMSVSVRTQNMEGVAAEAIPPPAQEKLEEVIVVGMGTQRRRDIAGSTATVSAPQLQENKQFSAEALQGRVAGVTADDSRAKRSSIQYQYNFTAPRIVKDEEVREAPDNRHDGDGSRQIMSTINVKQWTPDRTYLQALAKEKAGNRYKAYLAIRQEYLYTPTFYYDVANFFFREQDTLTALQILTNMAEIDLENHELYKLLGFKLREAGAYEEAVTVFRKVLQWRPQEPHSYRDYGLALADAGRYQQALDTLYTALKRDYSESMAGMYEGIEEIIVTEINQLISLHRKKLNLSGIDPKLIHAMPTDIRVVLNWNKSDTDMDLWVTDPNQETCYYSHKETLIGGRISDDFTDGYGPEQFLLKKAIKGKYQVKVNYYGDQQIKISGPTTVLAEIFTHYADGRQERKLITLQMEKSDEKGGILVGEFEFGKVSGKELPVAARAGKD; encoded by the coding sequence ATGACGATCGGAACACGCTTCGGCGTGGCCTTGCTGCTATGCATGGCCTGCCACCTCCTTGCCCAGGCCCAGCTGCCCCAACTCAAGATCAATGATAAAGAAGACCCGCAGGTATACCTCAGCCACCTTTGTGTGGATGTAAAAATAGCCGGCAACATTGCCATTACCACCATGGAAATGACCTTCCGCAATAAGCACAACCGTATACTGGAAGGAGAGCTGATCTTCCCCATGCCCGAAGGCATATCCGTGAGCCGGTATGCCCTGGACATCAATGGACAGATGCGTGAAGCAGTGCCGGTAGAGAAAGAAAAAGCCACCCAGGTATTTGAGGAGATCGAACACCAGCGGGTAGACCCGGGCCTCCTGGAAAGGGTGGAAGGCAACAATTTCCGCACCCGCATTTATCCCCTGCCACCCAATGGCGCACGTACCATCATCATTGCCTTTGAAGAAGAGTTGAAATTCACCGGCAAACAAGCCCTGCGTTACCACCTGCCCCTGGACCATAAAAAGCCGATCGATCATTTCAAAATGGAACTATCCGTTCTGCAATCAGCCTTGCAGCCACAACTGGAAGAAGAACCCGATGGGGACCTGCAATTCAAAGAATGGAATCATAATTATACGGCCTCTCTTAATAAAGAAAACTTTACCCCGGAGCACTCGCTAACGATCACCATTCCCAAATCGCCCGACAATACAGAGGCCATGATGCAGGAATCGGGCGGCAACTATTATTTCCTGGTCAATTGCTTTCCGCAAAAGAACAGCAGACCCAAGGCGAGGGTCAATGAGACTACCATCCTTTGGGATGCCTCCCTGAGTGGACTGAACCGGAACACTAAAAAAGAGTTAGAGCTCCTTGGCGCCTATATTGCCCACAACGATAACCTGGTGGTGCACCTGGCCGTACTCAACAATACATTCCGGAAAGCAGGCACGTTCACGATCCGCCAGGGTAACTGGAGCGAACTTAGAAAAGCCATCGAACAATTGAATTATGATGGCGGTACCAATTACAGCAGGATCGACTTGCCGGCCAGTGATGAATACCTCTTCTTTACAGATGGCCTGTCATCGCTGAGCGACCAGGAAATGAAGCTGCCAGCCAGGCCGGTGTATACCGTCACTTCTGCCCCACGTTCCGATTTTGCCAACCTGCAATACATTGCTCAAAAAACAGGCGGCGTTTTCGTCAATCTGGAAGCACTGAAACCAGCGGAAGCAGAAAAATTACTGACACAACAATCCTTGCAATTCCTTGGCATCAAAAACAACCGGCAGGTAAGTGAGACCTACCCTTCCCTGCCCCAGCCTGTATTGAATAATTTCTCGGTGGCAGGTATCGTTACTGAACCCAAAGCAACCATTACCCTGCAATTTGGTTATGGCAATACTGTAACCACAGAAAAAACAGTGAGCCTCGATTACAGTAAACAACAGGCGGGCAAGGTGAACCTGGCCAGGGTATGGGCGCAGAAGAAACTCGGGGAGCTGGATGTGCAGTATGAGCAAAATAAAGAGATGATCACCTTCCTGGGCAAGCGGTTCTCTATTGTAACCCGCAATACCTCCCTCATTGTGCTGGAAACCGTGAATGACTATGTACGGTATGAGATAGAACCTCCTGCTGAATTGCGCCCACAGTATGACCGGCTGATCAAACAGCAACTGGCGCAGCGGCAAAGCAGGGAACAGGTCACCCTGGCCAATGCCCTGGCACAACTCAATACACTGGTGACCTGGTGGAACAGGAATTTCATGGCGCAAGCTAAACCCCGGCCGGAGAAAAAGAACAAGCCGGCCAATGCAGATACGTCGGTCATGAGTGTATCCGTACGGACCCAAAATATGGAAGGGGTAGCCGCTGAAGCTATCCCTCCTCCTGCACAGGAAAAACTAGAGGAAGTGATAGTAGTTGGTATGGGTACACAGCGAAGAAGAGATATAGCGGGCAGCACGGCTACTGTATCCGCCCCGCAGCTTCAGGAAAACAAACAATTTTCAGCGGAGGCATTGCAGGGACGCGTAGCAGGCGTAACAGCTGATGATAGCCGCGCCAAAAGATCATCGATCCAATATCAATACAATTTCACCGCTCCCCGCATAGTAAAAGACGAGGAGGTAAGGGAAGCCCCCGACAACAGGCATGATGGGGACGGCAGCAGGCAGATCATGAGTACCATTAATGTGAAACAATGGACACCTGATCGCACCTACTTACAGGCATTGGCCAAAGAAAAGGCCGGCAACCGGTACAAGGCTTACCTGGCCATCCGCCAGGAATACCTGTACACCCCCACTTTCTATTATGATGTAGCTAATTTTTTCTTCCGGGAGCAGGATACACTGACGGCCTTACAGATCCTGACCAATATGGCGGAGATAGACCTCGAAAATCATGAATTGTACAAACTGCTGGGCTTTAAACTCCGGGAAGCCGGTGCTTACGAAGAAGCGGTGACAGTGTTCCGCAAGGTATTGCAATGGAGGCCACAGGAACCCCATAGCTACCGCGATTACGGACTGGCGCTGGCAGATGCCGGCAGATATCAACAGGCGCTGGATACGCTTTATACGGCCCTTAAAAGGGATTACAGCGAAAGTATGGCCGGTATGTATGAAGGCATTGAGGAGATCATCGTTACAGAGATCAACCAACTGATCAGCCTGCACCGGAAAAAGCTGAACCTATCGGGCATCGATCCCAAACTGATCCACGCCATGCCTACAGATATACGGGTGGTGCTGAACTGGAATAAGAGCGATACAGATATGGACCTGTGGGTGACCGATCCCAACCAGGAAACCTGCTACTACAGCCATAAAGAAACCCTGATCGGCGGCAGGATCTCCGATGATTTCACTGATGGGTATGGCCCGGAACAATTCCTGCTGAAGAAAGCGATCAAAGGAAAATACCAGGTGAAGGTGAATTATTATGGCGACCAGCAAATTAAGATCAGCGGTCCAACAACGGTATTGGCCGAGATCTTTACCCATTATGCCGATGGCCGCCAGGAAAGGAAACTCATTACCCTGCAAATGGAAAAAAGCGATGAGAAGGGAGGCATCTTAGTGGGCGAATTTGAGTTTGGCAAGGTGAGTGGTAAAGAACTTCCGGTAGCTGCCCGGGCGGGCAAAGACTAG
- a CDS encoding AAA family ATPase, producing MEIIGRAVEIDLLNKQKNSTSSSFVAVYGRRRVGKTFLVRNVFNNQFSFYVTGMFKVSLSQQLVNFHAALLKYFPSIEGVEPAKDWFTAFRQLTTQLEQSSLDKKVVFLDELPWFDTPHSGFVSALEHFWNSWASARADVILVVCGSAAGWMINKLINNKGGLHNRVTHRIRLEPFVLNECEAFLNAKSVPFDRYQIIQLYMAMGGVPFYLEQIEPGQSAAQNINRICFQKDGMLRSEFDNLYRSLFDNAEKHIAIVEALSKKAKGLTRSELMKEAKLPSGGSVTRVLGELEESGFIRKYLAYGNKERNSLYQLTDFYSLFYLKFIKNSSKSDENNWIGGLDSPVQRAWSGYAFEQICLAHIKQLKLALGISGIQTVTSSWISSGSSGVQIDLLIDRRDHVINVCEMKFSLNEFTIDKKYADELRNKIGVFKEESQTRKSIFLTMITTFGVSKNQYSLSLMQNDLSMDVLFQ from the coding sequence ATGGAAATAATTGGAAGGGCTGTTGAAATTGACCTTTTAAACAAACAAAAAAACAGTACATCTTCTTCATTTGTAGCTGTTTATGGAAGAAGAAGGGTCGGCAAGACTTTCCTTGTTAGAAATGTCTTTAATAATCAATTCTCCTTTTATGTGACGGGCATGTTTAAAGTCAGTCTGTCACAACAATTGGTAAATTTTCATGCTGCATTATTGAAATATTTCCCGTCTATTGAAGGCGTCGAGCCTGCGAAGGATTGGTTTACTGCATTTAGACAACTTACCACACAACTTGAGCAAAGCTCCCTTGATAAAAAAGTAGTGTTTTTAGATGAATTACCTTGGTTTGACACACCACACTCGGGGTTTGTTTCTGCACTTGAGCACTTCTGGAATTCATGGGCGAGCGCAAGAGCCGATGTCATTCTGGTTGTTTGCGGTTCGGCAGCGGGTTGGATGATCAACAAACTCATTAATAATAAAGGAGGGTTGCATAATCGGGTCACCCATCGCATCAGGTTAGAGCCTTTTGTTTTAAATGAATGTGAAGCGTTTTTAAATGCCAAAAGCGTCCCCTTTGACCGTTATCAGATCATTCAATTGTATATGGCAATGGGAGGAGTTCCTTTTTACCTGGAACAAATTGAACCAGGCCAAAGTGCTGCCCAAAATATCAACCGGATCTGTTTTCAGAAAGACGGAATGCTACGCAGTGAATTTGATAACCTTTATAGATCATTGTTCGATAATGCAGAAAAGCATATTGCAATTGTTGAAGCTTTAAGTAAGAAGGCAAAAGGACTAACTCGTAGTGAGTTGATGAAAGAAGCCAAACTCCCGTCTGGCGGAAGTGTTACAAGAGTGTTGGGGGAATTGGAAGAAAGTGGATTTATCCGCAAGTACTTAGCTTATGGAAATAAGGAACGGAACAGTCTTTACCAATTAACTGATTTCTATTCTTTATTTTACCTGAAGTTTATAAAGAATAGTAGTAAGTCGGATGAAAATAATTGGATTGGTGGCTTAGACAGCCCGGTACAAAGAGCCTGGAGCGGCTATGCATTTGAACAGATATGTTTAGCCCACATCAAACAACTAAAGCTTGCATTGGGTATAAGCGGCATTCAAACTGTAACTTCTTCATGGATAAGTAGTGGAAGTTCAGGCGTTCAAATTGATCTTTTGATAGATCGGCGTGATCATGTAATCAATGTTTGCGAAATGAAGTTCTCGCTTAATGAATTTACTATTGACAAGAAATATGCTGACGAACTTAGAAACAAGATTGGCGTCTTTAAAGAAGAATCCCAAACACGGAAGTCTATTTTTTTAACAATGATTACAACGTTTGGAGTATCCAAAAATCAGTATTCACTGTCGCTTATGCAAAACGATTTATCGATGGATGTCTTATTTCAATAG
- the atpD gene encoding F0F1 ATP synthase subunit beta, which yields MANVGKIKQIIGAVVDVQFEGKLPEIYNALELKRPNGDTLVLETQQHLGEDSVRCIAMDGTEGLVRGLEVIDTGIAIAMPVGDDIKGRLFNVTGDPIDGLPAVSKKGGRPIHSKPPAFENLSTSAEVLFTGIKVIDLIEPYAKGGKIGLFGGAGVGKTVLIQELINNIAKAYSGVSVFAGVGERTREGNDLMREMIEAGIMKYGDAFKHNMEEGGWDLSKVDMNELKDSKATFVFGQMNEPPGARARVALSGLTIAEYYRDGDGQGKGRDILFFVDNIFRFTQAGSEVSALLGRMPSAVGYQPTLATEMGLMQERITSTKNGSITSVQAVYVPADDLTDPAPATTFAHLDATTVLSRKIADLGIYPAVDPLDSTSRILTPAIVGDAHYNTANRVKLILQRYKELQDIIAILGLDELSDEDKQTVSRARKVQRFLSQPFHVAEQFTGLKGVLVPIEETIRGFNMIMDGEVDEYPEAAFNLVGTIDDAIEKGKKLLAQAQG from the coding sequence ATGGCAAACGTTGGTAAGATCAAACAGATCATCGGCGCGGTAGTGGATGTGCAGTTTGAAGGTAAGCTCCCGGAAATTTATAACGCATTGGAACTGAAAAGACCAAATGGCGATACCCTGGTACTGGAAACACAACAGCACCTGGGTGAAGACAGCGTACGCTGTATCGCTATGGATGGTACCGAAGGTCTGGTTCGCGGACTGGAAGTAATTGACACCGGTATTGCGATCGCAATGCCAGTAGGTGATGACATCAAAGGTCGTCTGTTCAATGTAACCGGAGATCCTATCGATGGTTTGCCAGCGGTTTCTAAAAAAGGCGGTCGCCCTATCCACAGTAAGCCCCCGGCTTTCGAAAACCTCAGTACTTCTGCTGAAGTATTGTTTACCGGTATTAAAGTAATTGACCTGATCGAGCCTTATGCAAAAGGTGGTAAGATCGGTCTGTTTGGTGGCGCCGGTGTAGGTAAGACCGTATTGATCCAGGAATTGATCAACAACATTGCCAAAGCATATAGTGGTGTATCCGTATTTGCCGGTGTAGGTGAAAGGACCCGTGAAGGAAATGACCTGATGCGTGAAATGATCGAAGCAGGTATCATGAAATATGGTGATGCTTTCAAGCACAATATGGAAGAAGGCGGATGGGACCTGAGCAAAGTGGACATGAATGAGCTGAAAGATTCCAAAGCAACCTTCGTATTCGGTCAGATGAACGAGCCCCCCGGCGCCCGCGCCCGTGTGGCCTTATCCGGTCTTACCATTGCAGAATACTACCGCGATGGTGATGGTCAGGGTAAAGGACGTGATATCCTGTTCTTCGTAGACAATATCTTCCGTTTCACCCAGGCAGGTTCCGAAGTATCGGCCCTGTTGGGACGTATGCCTTCTGCGGTAGGTTACCAGCCCACCCTCGCTACCGAGATGGGATTGATGCAGGAACGTATCACTTCTACCAAAAACGGTTCTATCACCTCCGTACAGGCGGTGTATGTACCTGCGGATGACTTGACTGACCCCGCTCCGGCTACTACCTTCGCTCACCTGGATGCTACTACCGTATTGAGCCGTAAGATCGCTGACTTAGGTATCTATCCCGCGGTTGACCCGTTGGATTCTACCAGCCGTATCTTAACGCCTGCGATCGTTGGTGATGCACACTACAACACAGCCAACCGTGTAAAACTGATCTTGCAACGCTATAAAGAATTACAGGATATCATCGCCATCCTTGGTTTGGATGAGTTGAGTGATGAAGATAAACAAACCGTATCCCGTGCACGTAAAGTACAGCGTTTCCTGTCTCAGCCTTTCCACGTGGCCGAGCAGTTCACTGGTCTGAAAGGTGTACTGGTACCGATCGAAGAAACCATCCGTGGTTTCAACATGATCATGGACGGTGAGGTAGATGAATATCCTGAAGCAGCTTTCAACCTGGTAGGTACCATCGATGATGCGATCGAAAAAGGTAAGAAACTGTTGGCTCAGGCGCAAGGGTAA
- the atpC gene encoding ATP synthase F1 subunit epsilon: MNLEILTPERKLFSGDVYGVQLPGITGLFEVLNRHAPLVSALKAGRMKVLKEKANDELFYDIQSGFVEVLDNKVTVLVEGATQVEGK; the protein is encoded by the coding sequence ATGAATTTAGAGATATTAACTCCAGAGCGTAAACTATTCAGCGGTGATGTATATGGCGTTCAGTTGCCAGGCATCACGGGTCTGTTTGAAGTGCTCAACAGGCACGCGCCACTGGTAAGTGCCCTGAAAGCCGGCCGGATGAAAGTGTTGAAGGAAAAAGCGAATGACGAACTCTTCTATGATATCCAAAGCGGATTTGTAGAAGTGCTCGACAACAAAGTGACGGTGCTGGTAGAAGGCGCCACACAGGTAGAAGGCAAATAA